The genomic interval CGCTTGAACTTCATCCATTTCTTCTTTCAAACGGTCAATCGAAAATTGATAAATTCCAGGCATAGAGGAAATCTCACTCTTTACATTATCTTCTTCCGTAATAAACAACGGATAGATTAAATCATCGACATGTACATATGTTTCCCGTACTAATGCTCTCATATTTGCTGATTGTCTTAATCTGCGGTGACGTTTAAATTCAACCATGTTTCTTACCCCCATGTTCATTTGTTAAGTACTGCACTAAATGATTTAGAATACTTTCTGTCGTATATGGCTTTGCTGTAAGCGTTACATGTAATCCATAGTTTTCCAATGTTTCAGTCGTTATCGGTCCTATACTAAAGACCATACAATCTCCAAGTTTATCTACTAAATGATATTTATTAATAATTTGCATAAAATGGTGTGCCGTGGAAGAACTAGTAAAAAGCAATACATCTAAATCATTTTTATTTAATTCCTCCACAAGCAGTTCTTCGCTTTCATTCGGAAAATACGTTTCATATAATACAGCTTCCTTCACTTGAAAGCCCGCTTCTTTCAATTCCTCAGCTAAGTATTCTCTTGACCTATTTCCTTTTACAAGCAGTATTTGCTGACCTTTTTCAAGATTAGAAACAAACTCTTCGACAAACTGTTCGGCAACATATTCTGAGGGAATAAAATCAGCCTGATATCCATAATAAGAAACAGTAGTCTTCGTTTTTTCACCAATTACTGCGATTTTCGCAGTAAGAACAATATCTAATCTTTTTAATTCTTCAAAAAAAGCCGCAACTCCATTGTAACTAGTAAAGACAAGCCAATCAAAAGCTTGTTGCTTTAATGATTCAATCACTTCATCAAGAAGTTGTTTTTCTCGGAACGCAATTAGCGGTACTTCAATAGGAATTCCACCTAAGTCAGAAATTTTCTTGGATAGCACACTCGCTTGTTTTTTTGAGCGGGGAACGAGAATTTTTTTCCCAAGCAGCAGATTAGCCATCTATAATATTGTCCTCTTTTAACTGATCAATCAATGCTTTCGCACCCTTCTCTGTTAAAATCGCTGCCGCTTGTTCCCCAACTTCTACAGGATTTTTACCTAAAACTTCTTCCTTGTAGATTTGTTTCCCATCAGGTGAAATGACTAATGCCGTTAAAGCCACTTCTTCTTCTTTTACTTGTGCAAATCCTGCGATTGGAACTTGACAGCCACCTTCCATTCGTTTCAAAAATGCTCTTTCTGCGTATACTGTGCGAGTCGTATTCTGATCAGATAACTTACTTAGAAGCTCTAACACTTCTTTATCATCTTCTCGACATTCAATAGCAAGCGCACCTTGCCCTACTGCAGGTAAGCATACTTCTGGCTCTAGAAATTCTGTGACTACGTCGCTTGTCCATCCCATTCTTGCTAATCCAGCAGCAGCTAAGATAATGGCGTCATATTCTTCTGTTTCAAGCTTGTTAAGACGTGTATCAATATTTCCGCGAATCCACTTAATTTCCAGATCTGGTCTAACAGCAAGCAATTGAGCACCTCTACGTAAACTGCTTGTCCCAACAATCGCACCTTCTCTTAGATCTTTTAAAGGAATATGATTCTTACTGATTAAAGCATCTCGATAATCCTCACGCTCTGGAATACATCCAATTGTTAATCCCTTCGGAAGTTCAGCAGGCATATCTTTCATACTGTGGACTGCAATATCAATTTCTTTATCTAGCATACTCTGTTCTATTTCTTTAACAAATAGTCCTTTGCCGCCAACCTTGGACAAAGTGACATCTAGAACCACATCACCTTTTGTCACTACTTCCTTTACTTCAAATTCAAAGGAAGAATCTAATTTCTTAAGCTGATTAATTACCCAATTTGTTTGAGTAATAGCTAGCTTACTTTTCCTTGATCCAACAATTATTTTACGCATAAATAGTACCTCCAACATTCATTCCGTTATGTAGTCTTCATTTAATAATGAAAGTTTGAAAAATTGCCTACTAAAAAAAAATTAATTAGCATGATAAAAAAACTAGCGATATTTAAGAGAGCAATATTTTTTCCTCTTAATCTTTGTGAAACACGTAAATACAAAAAACAACTATAGATGAATAGCACGATAAAAGAGCTAATAATTTTCGGATCATACCAATGAAAATCTGGTCTTTGAATAATCGCCCATTGAATACCAAGTATTAATCCAATTAATAACAATGGTACACCAAAGACGCTTAATAGGTAAGCTATATGTTCTAATTTTGCTAAATCTGCAATCCGCATTACGCGCTTTCCCCATTTTTTCTTTTTTAATAAATCATATTGTATGCAATAAAGGACAGAAAAAATAAAAGAAATGGTAAACATTCCATAAGCTAATATTGCTGCAGTCACATGAATAAATAATAACTCTGAAACAACTTGCTCTGCATGTAGTGCAGAATCACGTGCAGGGGCAAATGTATGGATGGCCATGATAGCAAATCCAAGGACATTGGTAAAAAAAACAATAAAATCAATTTTCAACCACTTATTTATCACCAGCGAAAAGATAACCAATATCCATGAGTAAAAGTAAAGTCCTTCTATGATTGTTAGAATCGGAAACCGTTGCATCTCTACAATATAAATGATTAAAAAGGATGATTGTAAAACCCAGACAAATAAAAGTAACCAGAAAGCTATTCGATTTGCTCTCTGGTTATTATGCATAAAATCAAAAAAATAAAATAGCACAGATAACGCATAAAGAATAATCGTGAATTCATGAAGTCTAGTCATAAAAATATCCTGCATAAACGCTTCCCCTTCGAAAAAAAATCCTTATACCAAGTCTTATAAAACTTAATATGGCTTTAATTTCTTTATCCCCAACATTATTTTAACCTATGGAAAGAA from Niallia sp. FSL W8-0635 carries:
- a CDS encoding uroporphyrinogen-III synthase encodes the protein MANLLLGKKILVPRSKKQASVLSKKISDLGGIPIEVPLIAFREKQLLDEVIESLKQQAFDWLVFTSYNGVAAFFEELKRLDIVLTAKIAVIGEKTKTTVSYYGYQADFIPSEYVAEQFVEEFVSNLEKGQQILLVKGNRSREYLAEELKEAGFQVKEAVLYETYFPNESEELLVEELNKNDLDVLLFTSSSTAHHFMQIINKYHLVDKLGDCMVFSIGPITTETLENYGLHVTLTAKPYTTESILNHLVQYLTNEHGGKKHG
- the hemC gene encoding hydroxymethylbilane synthase; amino-acid sequence: MRKIIVGSRKSKLAITQTNWVINQLKKLDSSFEFEVKEVVTKGDVVLDVTLSKVGGKGLFVKEIEQSMLDKEIDIAVHSMKDMPAELPKGLTIGCIPEREDYRDALISKNHIPLKDLREGAIVGTSSLRRGAQLLAVRPDLEIKWIRGNIDTRLNKLETEEYDAIILAAAGLARMGWTSDVVTEFLEPEVCLPAVGQGALAIECREDDKEVLELLSKLSDQNTTRTVYAERAFLKRMEGGCQVPIAGFAQVKEEEVALTALVISPDGKQIYKEEVLGKNPVEVGEQAAAILTEKGAKALIDQLKEDNIIDG
- a CDS encoding cytochrome c biogenesis protein encodes the protein MQDIFMTRLHEFTIILYALSVLFYFFDFMHNNQRANRIAFWLLLFVWVLQSSFLIIYIVEMQRFPILTIIEGLYFYSWILVIFSLVINKWLKIDFIVFFTNVLGFAIMAIHTFAPARDSALHAEQVVSELLFIHVTAAILAYGMFTISFIFSVLYCIQYDLLKKKKWGKRVMRIADLAKLEHIAYLLSVFGVPLLLIGLILGIQWAIIQRPDFHWYDPKIISSFIVLFIYSCFLYLRVSQRLRGKNIALLNIASFFIMLINFFLVGNFSNFHY